CTTAAAGTAACGGGTAGATTGGGGGCAAGGGCTTTGACAGTTAGGGCGATTTCCACATTTAACATATCATCACTGGTAACTACCAAAAGGGCGATCGCCTTTCGCACATTAGCAGTATTAAGAGTATCAGACAAAGTGCCATCCTCGACGATAATCGGCACTCCCAAGGAGCGCACAGAGTGCAAAAAACGGTTATTATGATCAGGCTCAATAACTACGACATCCTGCCCTTGACGATGCAATTCTCGGACAATCTCAATACCCACATTACCCAAACCACAAACAATATAATGATTTTTACTAGGTATTTGAGCCACATCCCAAGACTGTTTTAGACGACTACCAAGGACAAAATCATTAATCAGGGCATAACAAATACCAATAATACCTGCCCCCACAATCATCATGATGGCAGTAAATATTTTGATAATATCAGGGGCTGTTTCTGCCACTTCCTCCTTACCTCCTGCCCCTGTAATCATGCCCACACTAAAATAAAGGGCATCCACGAGGGAAATATGCCAATTGACAAAAACATAGGTAAAAGTAGCAAGGAAAATTAACGCCAATAAAATGAGGGTGACAACAATTACAGGACGGGCATATTGTTTATATTTACCAATATTAAGAACAACTTTTAACCATTTGATGAAAACACTTCTTGATTTATTATTAATTTTCGTTTGGGTAGCAACAATGAGATGATCCCCCATTTCTAGGTTTTTTTCTTCCATTACCGCCGAAACAAGGTCGATTTCTCCCTGTTTGGGTAAATAATAAATTAACATCTGATCTAAGTTATCCCATAGTTGAGATAATGGTATTCCTAACCAAGGATGATTTTCATCAATTACCTCGTCTTGCAGTGCCCAAGTTTTATCCAAGAGTTTTAAATGTCCGATGGCTTTGTTTCCCGTAGCCGCAAAGGCAAAAATGGGGGCAGCCAAAGCCGAAACGCTCATGGTAAAGTGATCTGGTAATATACGATCCAACCTTGCCCCAAGGGTTCGATTGTAGAGACGATTAATGATTCTAATTTTGGGGTTTAGGGTTCGTGCTTGGGTGAGGATGGCAACGTTTAAAGCATCATCGTTACTGGCTAAGACAATGGTATGGGCTTCGGTAATCCCCGCCTCCATCAACACTTGGGGCGACCTCATATTGCCAATAATTATTTTATCATTGGGTTGGGTGGTCAAAGGGCGATCGCTAATGCCCACAACATTCGCCCCCTGTTGCTTTAACAAGGTATAAATCTTATAACCAGTTCTACCTAAAGCACAAACAATTATAAAAGGTTTCATTTTTGGTTGGAGTTAAACTTTGATCCATAGGTTAATAACCTATCTAGTCGCCATTATATTATCTCCCATTATTTGAAACTTGATTGTGATTTACTATACTTAAGGATTGTGGTAAAGATAGGCAATGGGCAATGGGCAATGGGCAATAGTTTGAGCGTTTTTGTTTTCCTACTTTCAATCACCCTTGCCCTTTCAAGGGGAGAGGAGAAAGGGGTTGCATTATTAATCTAGTATTAGCGGAGAAAATCGTTTCTTTTGATTTGAGTTGTATTTAATAATTGTTCTATTTCTTGCCAATTATTAGACTCTATATTATTAATAATATTTTCTAAATTTTTTTGATATTCTTTTAGGGTATTAATAATATTTTTTTGATTATTTTTCGCCATCATCAATCCTAGTTCGGGGTTTCCTCCTCCTACTCTACTGGTATCTTTAAAACCAGAACTAGCTATTTTTTGAGCAAATTCTCTTATGTTTTTGTCTTGTTCTTCTAGGCAAGTAAAAATCAAATTAGCACTTACAAACACTGGTAAATGAGAAATCCATGCTACTGCTTGATCATGAATTTGGGGGGAAGTTTTTAATATTTGGCATCCCACTGATAACCACATTTTCTCGATAAGGGCGATCGCCCTTAAACTGGTATTATGATCAGGAGTAATTACACAGGGGGCATTTTGAAATAAATCCTTTTCCACCGCATCAATGCCACTATTTGCCGTACCAGCCATGGGATGACTACCGACAAAATGAGGACAAATTTTTTGAGCCTCTTCCACAATAGACTCTTTCACCGAACCCACATCAGTAACCACCGTATGGAGAGATAAATGATTAACTAACTTTCTGAGAGTGGGAATAATATACTCTATGGGAGTGGCAATCACCACCACATCGCAATTTTTTAGTAAAGATAAGTCGACCCCAGATTCTTTTGCTACCCCCATTTTTAGAGCCTTGGTGCCGGTTTCTGCACGGCGAGAAACCCCCACCACATGATAACCCTGAGCCGTCAAATCTAGCCCCAGAGAGCCGCCTATCAAACCTAAACCAATAATTCCAATTTTCATTCTGTAATATAAATCTTTACAATGGAAATTTTTTCTCCCCCTCTCCCTCTTATATCAAGTTCGAGTAATTAGCTGTGAAAAGGATCACTTTTTTGCCCCCTAAATCCCCCAATTCTGGGGGACTTTTATCAATAATTAATACTCATTACTATTATTCTAACCTGACTATTTCTTGGGCATGGCGGCAAAAATGGAATCCCCATCCACAGTGACGATAATTTCTCCATTATCCTTAATCCAATATCCTCGCAGAAAGGGTGCTAATTCTGGGGTAATAGCAGAAGCAGGGGGGGAATGTAAATTATCAGTGTGACACATTTCAATATCTTGAACATCACTCACCACCAAACCCACTAATTCTCCTGTGGTCAAATTTTTAAGGTTTTGATTGCTAGGGTGAATTACCACCGCCTTATGATTAGAAGCCGTCACCGATTGCTCATACCAAGGAGTAAAGCCCAACAGTTGCCCTAAATCAATCATCCAAACTATCTCTCCCCGCCAGTTATACACCCCCATTACCCAGCTAGGCATTTCTGGCACAGGAACAATTTTGCCAAAGGGAATTTTTAATACCGCCGCAATCTGTGATAGTCCTATCATCAAATTAGTATCGGGGAGTAAGACAAATCGCAAAAATTGAGATGCAGAAGATTCGGATTTAGTGTCTTTATCGATAGATAAGGGATAGTTTAATTTATTTTCCATGGTTGATTCCGTAATCCTATACTGGGGACAATTGAGCAAATTCACCCTAGACTAAATATCCCCAGTGGTATTTATTTTATGTGGTTAATTTTTTGACAGTGGCAAACAGTTCGTTTTTATCCACAGGCTTGGGTAAATAAGCATCTGCCCCCTGTTTCATACCCCAAAATTTATCCATTTCACTGCCCTTAGTAGAACAAATAACAATGGGAATTTTACTGGTGTTGTCGTTGGATTTTATTTCCCTACAAATTTCAAAACCACTTTTTCCGGGCAATACTACATCTAGTATGATTAGGTCAGGGCTAATTTGATTAATTTTGGTGAGGGCTTCTTCTCCACTCTCGGCGGTAGTGATAGAAGCACCAATTTCTTGTAAATAACTTACTAATATCTTTCTTTCTGTGGAAGAGTCATCAACTATTAATACATTTGCCATATTTTTTACTAACCTCTATATATTAATCATAATATTTATTTGCAAACCATAATAATGATATAGCAATCTTTTACTTTTCCATAATTTGCTTGTGATACTTATCTAAGACACTCCTATTTTGAGATGTTTTTTGATGGTTTCTAAAACCACAGCCCTATCTACGGGTTTACCAATAAAATCTGATGAACCAACCATTTTTGCCCTTACCCTATCTACTAAGCCATCATTCCCTGTCAAAATAACAATGGGGGTATGTTTAAAGAAGGTTAATTTTCGCAGTTGACTACAGATTTCATAACCGTTAGCATTAGGCATGATCAAATCTAAAAATATTAGGTCTGGTTTTTTGGCTAGTAAAATGGCGATCGCCCTTAGAGCATCATTGATACCAATAAAAGAATAACCAGCCCCCGTAATTATCTTTTCCATGGTTTGACAAATCAAAGGACTATCATCCACACAGGCGATGGTAATATTACTATTAGCCGATAAATCATCATCCACATCATGACTAATGGGCAAAGAAGGCATGGGAATATCAGGAATTTCCACCAACTTCACCAAACCCCTTTGCACATAAGGTAACAGAGAACGAGTAACTGTCAAAACATCCCGCTTCATCCTCACCGACAAATCCCGTAGGGTTTGTTGTCCGTCTAATAATTGGGTGAGGGTTTGATATACTTGGGGATTGGTTTGTTGCTCCAACTCTTGGGGTTGGGTAATCACGGGAGCCATATCTGGAGAGCGATCCGCAATTTTCGCTGACTGCCAAGCCTGCCAAGCCTTCTGTGCCTCTGCAATCACCTGCTCTGCATCTATCAACACTAAACGGGAAGAAAAGGGTAAAGTGCGATCGGGTTTTAACTCACAAGTAACCTGCATCGCCTGAGTAACATCAAATAAAACCTCAACAATATTCTGACGAATCATCTTCGCCGCTTGTTCTAAAGTAATCCTTTGTTGATCAACCCAAAAACAAAGAAGCTCATACTCCCAACAATTATTTTTCTCATCCAAGTGTAGTTGATTAACGTCATTTTGAATAGCCGCCATGTGGGAGGGAATATGAGGCAAATTAGCAACCAAATTGCGTCGCCATCTTCTGACAGGATGATGCCCTCCCGTAGCATATACCAAACGACCTAAATATAAGTAAAAAACCCATTTATTACGGGTGCCAGTTAACAAAAGTTGACCGCTAAAACGGGGTTGTTTTAAATTCTCAAAAAATCCCGCTTGTTTTAAAGCCGTAAACTCTCGAAAAGGTATTGGGTTAGACATATTCTCTCTGGCAGTCGTTTATTTCTTGGTGAAGTTAAATGATGATTTTACTCTTCTGATCACACATTCTAGGGTACCACAATTTTGAAATTTGATACCCATTCATTTAACCATTTTTCTTTCCCAGAGGAAATTTAGCCTCTATTTCTTGTTGATTTTCTATTCAATTAAACACCAAAAAATTGTCTATGGGGACAAGCCGCAATTCTAGTATCAGGAGTTAAAGGCTCACCCTCCGCAGTAGTCGTCATACCCCTCATTTTCCTAACCGCATTGATAGAAGAAATACAATCACAACCAAATAATCTCACCGCCTCATCGCTTTCCTCATCGGTAAAATTCAGGATATAATCCCCAAATTCATTTTTTTCTAAATTAGGATATTCCACCTGCTCATTTTCTCCAAAAGCGACTAAATTGGTACTATTTCTAACTTTAATTTCCTGAGCCTGAACATTATTAGACTCCCCAAAATTCATCATTAAAGAAGCTATTACCAGAGGTGTTGAAACAATTAATGTTTTGAAAATTTGATTTGCATTCATGGTACAAAAATCTAACTATTATTAAAGGGATTTTTCGCCTATGTTATTTAATAATTATCTGATTTGTCAAGGGGGTTATTTCATAATGAGTAATGATATTCAATCATAAGATTTTCTAAAGACCGACCCATTGTTCTATAATCTTGAAAAGCTATTTGTCAATCACAAATGATTTGAACTATCCTCATCACTTGTTTTCTCAACGTTTTTATTCAACAATGACCACGCCTAATTTTCAAAAATTTTTTAAACCTCTTTTAGAAATTGCATCAGACGATAATGAGCATTCAACCAAAGAAGCAAAAGAAATATTGATTAAAAAAATGGGATTAACCCCTGAAGATTTACAAGAAAAAGTCAGAGGGGGTTCTATGACAAAAGTAGATAATAGAATTTGGTGGGCAAAAAGTTATTTTGTTAAAGCACAAGTTTTTTCATCCCCAAGAAGAGGTGTTTTTAAAATTACTCAAAGAGGGAAAGATTTATTAGCCTTAAACCATCAGGAAATAACAAAAAAAGATCTTGAAAAATATCCTGAATTTATAGATTTTTCTAAAAATAAAAAAAATAAAGCAGATGATCAAAATATGGATGATCATCAGAGTGATAATTCTATAGACAAGGAAACTCCAGAGGAATTACTAGAGAATGCGTATGAAGAGATAAGGAATCAATTGGCTAATGATCTTCTGAATATTATAAAAAACAATTCCTATGAATTTTTTGAAAATTTAGTAGTTGATTTGATGGTAAAAATGGGCTATGGTGGGTCACGAAGTGATGCTGGAAAATCTATCGGTAAAATTGGAGATGAAGGTATAGACGGCATTATCAAAGAAGATAAACTGGGTTTGGATGTAATTTATTTACAAGCTAAGAAATGGGAAGGAACTATTGGCAGACCTGAAATTCAAAAGTTTGTCGGTGCATTACACGGTAAAAGAGCCAAAAAAGGCGTTTTTATTACTACTGGAAAATATACAAAAACTGCTTTTGATTATGTTAAAAATATCGAAGCGAAAGTTATTTTGATTGATGGTGGTGATTTAGTTAATTATATGATTGATTATGGTTTAGGAGTGTCTAGTTCTGTAATTTATGAAATTAAAAAAATTGATACGGACTATTTTTTGGAAGATTAATCAGAAAGTCTCAAACAATTCATAATCAAGCAAGAAATAATTTTTATATTTCTATTGTTTCCGTTAAAATGTATTATGATTTTGTTACTGATATAAAACTTCTTCATGCACAGAATCCCAGCAACCCCAGGGGGATGGAATCCCGACACCGAGGGGGTAATTATCATCGAACAAAATCCTGCACCCATTATCTTCCTCACCAGCGCCGATACAGACATTCAAACCATCGCCTCCTGCGTTGAAGTATTACCCGATGATTTTCCTGCCATGAGGGTTGTTAACCTATTACAGCTACAACAGGAGTTAACCATTGATACCTACGCCCAAGAAGTATTATCCCAAGCCCAAGTGATTATCATCCGACTTTTGGGAGGAAGAAGTTACTGGAATTATGGCTTAGAAGTGTGTAAGGACATTGTGAGCCAACATAATCATATATCATTACTTATTTTACCGGGGGACGATCGCCCTGACCCCGAATTAATTAATCATTCCAATGTACCTTTATTCCACGTCAATCAATTTTGGCAATATTTAATCGAGGGGGGAGTAGAAAATTTTGCCCATGGATTTAAGTATCTTAGTAATACTTTATTTAAGACTAATTTCCATGTTGTATCTCCTCAAATTATTCCCCGTTTAGGTATTTTTAGTAGTTCTTTAGAACAAAAGTTTTTTAGCCCCCTAAATCCCCCAACTTTGGGGGACTTAAATAATGAATGTTCATTAGACAATAATTCTATTGATGTTGCTATTATTTTTTATCGTTCCCATTATTTATCAGGTAATATAAAACCCATTACCGCCCTACAAGAAAAATTAAGCCAAGAAAACATTAGCTACATTTCTATCTATATATCTTCTCTACGAGATGAAGAAAATCAAACAGAATTAATTGAACTATTACAAAATCATCAGATAAAACTGATCCTCAATACCACCAGTTTTTCTGTGGCGAAAATAGGTAATGAATCTAATACCAAAATTTGGCAAACCTTAAACGTTCCCGTTTTACAAATAATCCTTAGCGGTAGTACCCAAGAATATTGGCAGGATAATTTTCAGGGTTTATCGCCAAGGGATGTCGCCATGAATATCGCCTTACCAGAAGTAGATGGCAGAATTATTACTAGGGCAATTTCTTTTAAGTCTGTGGTCAAAAAACATCGACAGTTAGAAACTGATGTAGTGGTTTATCAACCCCTAGAAAATCGAGTTAATTATGTAGTTGAATTAAGCAAAAATTGGTTACGTCTTAGTAATATTCCCAATTCACAAAAAAAAGTGGCTATTATTTTGGCAAACTATCCTAATAAAGATGGCAGAATTGCCAATGGTGTAGGTTTAGATACTCCTGCTAGTTGTATTAATATTCTCCATGCTTTGGCAGAAAATGGTTATTTTATTACGGATATTCCTAATGATGGAGATGAGTTAATTTTTAGGTTAATTAAGGGTGTTACTAATGACTTAGAAATGACATCCCAAAAGAAACTTAATCAATTTTTGTCTATCAAAGATTATCTAAATTACTTTTCTGATTTACCGCAAAAGGTACGGGATGAGGTTAATAATAGATGGGGTATTGTTTCTGCTAGTAGCGAAAAAAAAGATAATAATTTATCCATAGAAATAGAGCAAGATTATATCCCCATTTCTGGGGAACAACTAGGCAATGTTTTTATTGGGGTACAACCTTCTCGGGGTTATGATTTAGATCCTAGTTTAAACTATCATGCCCCTGATTTAGAGCCTACCCATCGTTATTTGGCTTTCTATTTTTGGTTACGTAAAATATTTCAAGCAGATGTGGTTATTCATGTGGGAAAACATGGTAATTTGGAATGGTTACCGGGAAAAAGTTTAGTTTTATCAGAACATTGTTACCCTGAAATTAGTTTAGGAAGTCTGCCCAATTTTTATCCTTTTATTGTTAATGATCCGGGGGAAGGTTCTCAGGCAAAAAGAAGGGCTAATGCGGTAATTTTAGATCATTTAACTCCTCCTCTTACTAGGGCAGAATTGTATAAGGAGTTATTGGAATTGGAGGCTTTAATTGATGAATATTATCAAGCTCAAAGTCTTAATCCTAGCAGATTAAAGATTATAGGCGATCGCATTTCGGAGTTAGTTAAAACCACTAATTTAAACCAAGATTTAGGTATCGAAAAAGTGGATCAAAATAGTTTGACTCAATTTTTGACCGTAGCAGATGGTTATTTATGTGAGTTAAAAGAGGCACAAATTCGAGACGGTTTACACATTTTTGGTCAATGTCCCCAAGGTAGACAACTTAGAGATTTGATAAAGGCGATCGCCCTTTTTTCC
The sequence above is a segment of the Cyanobacterium stanieri PCC 7202 genome. Coding sequences within it:
- a CDS encoding response regulator receiver protein (PFAM: Response regulator receiver domain~COGs: COG3706 Response regulator containing a CheY-like receiver domain and a GGDEF domain~InterPro IPR001789~KEGG: cyc:PCC7424_2790 response regulator receiver protein~PFAM: response regulator receiver~SMART: response regulator receiver~SPTR: Response regulator receiver protein), translated to MSNPIPFREFTALKQAGFFENLKQPRFSGQLLLTGTRNKWVFYLYLGRLVYATGGHHPVRRWRRNLVANLPHIPSHMAAIQNDVNQLHLDEKNNCWEYELLCFWVDQQRITLEQAAKMIRQNIVEVLFDVTQAMQVTCELKPDRTLPFSSRLVLIDAEQVIAEAQKAWQAWQSAKIADRSPDMAPVITQPQELEQQTNPQVYQTLTQLLDGQQTLRDLSVRMKRDVLTVTRSLLPYVQRGLVKLVEIPDIPMPSLPISHDVDDDLSANSNITIACVDDSPLICQTMEKIITGAGYSFIGINDALRAIAILLAKKPDLIFLDLIMPNANGYEICSQLRKLTFFKHTPIVILTGNDGLVDRVRAKMVGSSDFIGKPVDRAVVLETIKKHLKIGVS
- a CDS encoding CheW protein (PFAM: CheW-like domain~COGs: COG0835 Chemotaxis signal transduction protein~InterPro IPR002545~KEGG: cyc:PCC7424_2788 CheW protein~PFAM: CheW domain protein~SMART: CheW domain protein~SPTR: CheW protein), whose translation is MENKLNYPLSIDKDTKSESSASQFLRFVLLPDTNLMIGLSQIAAVLKIPFGKIVPVPEMPSWVMGVYNWRGEIVWMIDLGQLLGFTPWYEQSVTASNHKAVVIHPSNQNLKNLTTGELVGLVVSDVQDIEMCHTDNLHSPPASAITPELAPFLRGYWIKDNGEIIVTVDGDSIFAAMPKK
- a CDS encoding TrkA-N domain protein (PFAM: TrkA-N domain~COGs: COG1226 Kef-type K+ transport systems predicted NAD-binding component~InterPro IPR003148~KEGG: cyh:Cyan8802_3306 TrkA-N domain protein~PFAM: TrkA-N domain protein~SPTR: TrkA-N domain protein); this encodes MKPFIIVCALGRTGYKIYTLLKQQGANVVGISDRPLTTQPNDKIIIGNMRSPQVLMEAGITEAHTIVLASNDDALNVAILTQARTLNPKIRIINRLYNRTLGARLDRILPDHFTMSVSALAAPIFAFAATGNKAIGHLKLLDKTWALQDEVIDENHPWLGIPLSQLWDNLDQMLIYYLPKQGEIDLVSAVMEEKNLEMGDHLIVATQTKINNKSRSVFIKWLKVVLNIGKYKQYARPVIVVTLILLALIFLATFTYVFVNWHISLVDALYFSVGMITGAGGKEEVAETAPDIIKIFTAIMMIVGAGIIGICYALINDFVLGSRLKQSWDVAQIPSKNHYIVCGLGNVGIEIVRELHRQGQDVVVIEPDHNNRFLHSVRSLGVPIIVEDGTLSDTLNTANVRKAIALLVVTSDDMLNVEIALTVKALAPNLPVTLRVQESQFAECVQDVFQFETVLSPAELATHSFAAAALGGRILGNGMTQDLLWVALATMITPNHPFCNQEIKSMATQADFVPLYVIRGNKKIHGWDLLAIHLKDNDILYLTIPANRLDELWRTDSVAPILFH
- a CDS encoding response regulator receiver protein (PFAM: Response regulator receiver domain~COGs: COG0745 Response regulators consisting of a CheY-like receiver domain and a winged-helix DNA-binding domain~InterPro IPR001789~KEGG: cyc:PCC7424_2789 response regulator receiver protein~PFAM: response regulator receiver~SMART: response regulator receiver~SPTR: Response regulator receiver protein) — encoded protein: MANVLIVDDSSTERKILVSYLQEIGASITTAESGEEALTKINQISPDLIILDVVLPGKSGFEICREIKSNDNTSKIPIVICSTKGSEMDKFWGMKQGADAYLPKPVDKNELFATVKKLTT
- a CDS encoding restriction endonuclease (PFAM: Restriction endonuclease~COGs: COG1715 Restriction endonuclease~InterPro IPR007560~KEGG: sfu:Sfum_2534 restriction endonuclease~PFAM: restriction endonuclease~SPTR: Restriction endonuclease); translation: MTTPNFQKFFKPLLEIASDDNEHSTKEAKEILIKKMGLTPEDLQEKVRGGSMTKVDNRIWWAKSYFVKAQVFSSPRRGVFKITQRGKDLLALNHQEITKKDLEKYPEFIDFSKNKKNKADDQNMDDHQSDNSIDKETPEELLENAYEEIRNQLANDLLNIIKNNSYEFFENLVVDLMVKMGYGGSRSDAGKSIGKIGDEGIDGIIKEDKLGLDVIYLQAKKWEGTIGRPEIQKFVGALHGKRAKKGVFITTGKYTKTAFDYVKNIEAKVILIDGGDLVNYMIDYGLGVSSSVIYEIKKIDTDYFLED
- a CDS encoding hypothetical protein (KEGG: ana:all1747 hypothetical protein~SPTR: All1747 protein), coding for MNANQIFKTLIVSTPLVIASLMMNFGESNNVQAQEIKVRNSTNLVAFGENEQVEYPNLEKNEFGDYILNFTDEESDEAVRLFGCDCISSINAVRKMRGMTTTAEGEPLTPDTRIAACPHRQFFGV
- a CDS encoding cobaltochelatase CobN subunit (PFAM: CobN/Magnesium Chelatase~TIGRFAM: cobaltochelatase, CobN subunit~COGs: COG1429 Cobalamin biosynthesis protein CobN and related Mg-chelatase~InterPro IPR011953:IPR003672~KEGG: cyt:cce_4752 cobaltochelatase~PFAM: CobN/magnesium chelatase~PRIAM: Cobaltochelatase~SPTR: CobN/magnesium chelatase;~TIGRFAM: cobaltochelatase, CobN subunit) encodes the protein MHRIPATPGGWNPDTEGVIIIEQNPAPIIFLTSADTDIQTIASCVEVLPDDFPAMRVVNLLQLQQELTIDTYAQEVLSQAQVIIIRLLGGRSYWNYGLEVCKDIVSQHNHISLLILPGDDRPDPELINHSNVPLFHVNQFWQYLIEGGVENFAHGFKYLSNTLFKTNFHVVSPQIIPRLGIFSSSLEQKFFSPLNPPTLGDLNNECSLDNNSIDVAIIFYRSHYLSGNIKPITALQEKLSQENISYISIYISSLRDEENQTELIELLQNHQIKLILNTTSFSVAKIGNESNTKIWQTLNVPVLQIILSGSTQEYWQDNFQGLSPRDVAMNIALPEVDGRIITRAISFKSVVKKHRQLETDVVVYQPLENRVNYVVELSKNWLRLSNIPNSQKKVAIILANYPNKDGRIANGVGLDTPASCINILHALAENGYFITDIPNDGDELIFRLIKGVTNDLEMTSQKKLNQFLSIKDYLNYFSDLPQKVRDEVNNRWGIVSASSEKKDNNLSIEIEQDYIPISGEQLGNVFIGVQPSRGYDLDPSLNYHAPDLEPTHRYLAFYFWLRKIFQADVVIHVGKHGNLEWLPGKSLVLSEHCYPEISLGSLPNFYPFIVNDPGEGSQAKRRANAVILDHLTPPLTRAELYKELLELEALIDEYYQAQSLNPSRLKIIGDRISELVKTTNLNQDLGIEKVDQNSLTQFLTVADGYLCELKEAQIRDGLHIFGQCPQGRQLRDLIKAIALFSSYNNLGIIEAIKEDLTSNSSNQSSKGLSFSPLNPHPSAFGISPFKGRGETFHDKDLSKLNRDQIPPLLRGARGDHETIANELIEKLIQEEKTPPLLRGVGGDQKPITLLRGARGDSQTIHLGKHTKKSLQWIEKQLLPNLKKTDQEITNLIRGLEGKFIPSGSSGAPTRGRSDVLPTGRNFYSVDIRAIPSETAWDVGRKAADALIERYTQENGEYPRTLGISVWGTSTMRTGGDDIAQIMALMGVKPVWDGVSRRVVDYEVIPISVLNRPRVDVTVRVSGFFRDGFPNILDLLYKITVHLSTLTEEKEFNPLASQAQKDQDYWLDQGLTPEQATERATYRLFGSKPGAYGAGLQGLIESQNWQTDEDLARAYLNWSSYAYKGNKGVSMPEVFEQRLRDLEIVLHNQDNREHDLLDSDDYYQFQGGLTAAVRHLKGENPVTYFGDNSQPNNPKVRSLKEEIARVYRSRVINPKWIAGVMRHGYKGAFEMSATVDYLFAYGATTKVVPSFMFEGVANSYLLDDKVRDFIEQKNPWALRDMAERLIEASQRGLWQNMSADMYDRLREIANQAEGAIE
- a CDS encoding arogenate dehydrogenase (NADP) (PFAM: Prephenate dehydrogenase~COGs: COG0287 Prephenate dehydrogenase~InterPro IPR003099~KEGG: cyh:Cyan8802_0611 prephenate dehydrogenase~PFAM: Prephenate dehydrogenase~SPTR: Prephenate dehydrogenase), whose protein sequence is MKIGIIGLGLIGGSLGLDLTAQGYHVVGVSRRAETGTKALKMGVAKESGVDLSLLKNCDVVVIATPIEYIIPTLRKLVNHLSLHTVVTDVGSVKESIVEEAQKICPHFVGSHPMAGTANSGIDAVEKDLFQNAPCVITPDHNTSLRAIALIEKMWLSVGCQILKTSPQIHDQAVAWISHLPVFVSANLIFTCLEEQDKNIREFAQKIASSGFKDTSRVGGGNPELGLMMAKNNQKNIINTLKEYQKNLENIINNIESNNWQEIEQLLNTTQIKRNDFLR